The following proteins are co-located in the Apium graveolens cultivar Ventura chromosome 5, ASM990537v1, whole genome shotgun sequence genome:
- the LOC141659934 gene encoding uncharacterized protein LOC141659934 produces the protein MMVDAKEYVKRCDRCQKHAPVVRQPPEMFTSINSLILVSMWKMDILGPYPMATARRKYGIPRILVTNNGTQFNNEEFKKYCEENEIELRFTSVAHPQANGHAEVVNRVLLDGLKKRIES, from the exons ATGATGGTTGACGCCAAAGAATACGTAAAGAgatgtgatcgttgtcagaagcatgcccCTGTAGTAAGGCAGCCTCCCGAAATGTTTACTTCCATAAACTCCCTAATTTTGGTTTCTATGTGGAAAATGGATATCCTCGGGCCTTACCCGATGGCTACTGCTCGAAGGAA ATATGGGATTCCCCGAATCTTGGTGACcaataatggaacacagttcaataacGAGGAGTTCAAAAAGTATTGTGAAGAGAATGAAATCGAGCTGCGGTTCACTTCTGTTGCACACCCTCAAGCCAACGGACATGCAGAGGTTGTGAATCGGGTTCTTTTAGATGGACTGAAGAAGAGGATTGAAAGTTAA
- the LOC141659933 gene encoding oleosin H2-like: protein MADQQQQPYYQHQHEPHQTTKNISGSQIMTIITLFPLGGLLLLISGIILTGTIIGLAVATPLFVIFSPVLVPAVLALGLAVTGFLTSGAFGITALSSLAWLVKYFRQGQGYDAAEMAKQRAQGMAGYVGHRARDVGHKTQDVAGRA, encoded by the coding sequence ATGGCCGATCAACAACAACAGCCCTACTATCAGCACCAACACGAGCCCCATCAAACCACCAAAAACATATCCGGTTCACAAATCATGACCATCATCACACTCTTCCCTCTCGGAGGCCTTCTTCTCCTTATATCAGGCATTATTCTAACAGGAACTATCATTGGACTAGCTGTTGCGACCCCCTTGTTTGTGATATTTAGTCCTGTTTTGGTCCCAGCTGTGTTGGCTCTAGGGTTGGCTGTCACAGGGTTTTTAACTTCTGGTGCGTTTGGGATCACTGCGCTTTCTTCGTTGGCGTGGTTAGTTAAATACTTCAGGCAGGGACAGGGATATGATGCGGCGGAGATGGCTAAGCAGAGAGCGCAAGGCATGGCTGGATATGTTGGTCATAGAGCTCGTGATGTGGGCCACAAGACTCAGGATGTAGCTGGCAGGGCTTGA